In Gemmata obscuriglobus, a single genomic region encodes these proteins:
- a CDS encoding DUF1549 and DUF1553 domain-containing protein — MRTLLFAAVALLLPAGAAHAAPALKVFPAAVELKGQDDRHAVVVQHVDDAGVTKDVTATAKLSLKDAAVAALAQSTLAPKKDGRTTLVAEAGGLRAEIPVTVSGADQSRPVSFRLDVMPVFMKHGCNNGSCHGAARGKDGFMLSLFGYDPAGDYHRITRAIVGRRIDLAAPEKSLLLEKSVGAVAHTGGKLFDTNHDDYKTLLRWLKAGAPDDGANVPEPVGVELLPAKVVFAAKGQAQKSVVLARYSDGSTRDVTRLALYMANNEAVAAIGKDGAVTGGGRGGAFVFARFGKFTVGAEVIVLPTDDKFRWPDPPEHNYIDALVFDKLKKLHLAPSELCSDEAFLRRVYLDLIGLPPGRAEYDAFLADNDPKKRAKLIDTLLERPEFVDMWAMKWGELLRVRANNQTPQYGRDSKAMFSYAAWIKEQMAQNRPLNEFAADLLVGSGSNFKSPPANLYTAGERLTPEKTAEDIAQVFLGTRIQCAQCHNHPFDRWTMDDYYGFAAFFAGMNLKRGTEGREVVVTNNPSANTTAHPVDGRRMKPKFLGGAAPDVDGQDPRKALAAWLTAADNAAFRETMANTIWAHFFGRGIVDPVDDVRISNPPSNKELLEALGRKLADDKFDKKKLVRDICNSRTYQLAAATNPTNELDEIYFSHAYVRRLRAEVLLDTVTRITGTEDRFAQSPPGTRAVQIHTGEVTNYFLTTFGRAPRETPCSCEVNREANLSQALHLMNGDTVTAKVAQSKFLPALLAEKKAPEAVIEELYIRTLCRKPTATETKKLVEIVQRETAPARLTELADAQLRTDATYRRTEERLKALQADLAKQPKGSKEAAALGKQVAALEQTQNAARARLEGAAAQTVYGDILWGLFNSTEFTFNH, encoded by the coding sequence ATGCGCACGCTTTTGTTCGCCGCCGTCGCACTCCTTTTGCCCGCGGGGGCGGCGCACGCGGCCCCGGCGCTCAAGGTCTTCCCAGCGGCCGTCGAGCTGAAGGGTCAGGACGACCGACACGCCGTCGTGGTGCAACACGTCGATGACGCAGGCGTCACGAAAGACGTCACGGCTACGGCGAAACTGTCACTGAAGGATGCGGCGGTCGCGGCGCTCGCGCAGAGTACGCTCGCCCCGAAGAAGGACGGCCGCACGACGCTCGTGGCCGAGGCCGGCGGGCTGCGGGCCGAAATCCCGGTGACCGTGTCCGGCGCGGACCAGTCGCGCCCGGTGAGCTTCCGGCTCGACGTGATGCCGGTGTTCATGAAGCACGGGTGCAACAACGGGAGCTGCCACGGCGCGGCCCGCGGCAAGGACGGGTTCATGCTGTCGCTGTTCGGGTACGACCCGGCCGGCGATTACCACCGGATCACCCGCGCCATCGTCGGGCGCCGCATCGACCTCGCGGCGCCCGAAAAGAGCCTCTTGCTCGAAAAGTCCGTCGGCGCCGTCGCCCACACCGGCGGCAAGCTCTTCGACACCAACCACGACGACTACAAGACGCTCCTGCGGTGGCTGAAGGCCGGCGCCCCGGACGACGGCGCGAACGTGCCCGAGCCGGTGGGCGTGGAACTGCTGCCCGCGAAGGTGGTGTTCGCCGCCAAGGGGCAGGCGCAAAAGTCGGTGGTGCTCGCCAGGTACTCGGACGGCTCGACGCGCGACGTGACCCGGCTCGCGCTGTACATGGCCAACAACGAGGCGGTCGCGGCGATCGGCAAGGACGGCGCCGTGACCGGCGGCGGGCGGGGCGGCGCGTTCGTGTTCGCCCGGTTCGGGAAGTTCACCGTCGGCGCGGAGGTGATCGTCCTGCCGACCGACGACAAGTTCCGCTGGCCCGACCCGCCCGAGCACAATTACATCGACGCGCTCGTCTTCGACAAGCTCAAGAAGCTGCACCTGGCGCCGTCCGAGCTGTGTTCGGACGAGGCGTTCCTGCGCCGCGTGTACCTGGACCTGATCGGGCTCCCGCCGGGCCGCGCCGAGTACGACGCGTTCCTCGCGGACAACGACCCGAAGAAGCGCGCGAAGCTGATCGATACGCTCCTGGAGCGGCCCGAGTTCGTGGACATGTGGGCGATGAAGTGGGGCGAGCTGCTCCGCGTCCGCGCGAACAACCAGACCCCGCAGTACGGCCGCGACTCGAAGGCGATGTTCTCCTACGCCGCGTGGATCAAGGAGCAGATGGCGCAGAACCGGCCGCTGAACGAGTTCGCCGCGGACCTGCTCGTCGGGTCCGGCAGCAACTTCAAGTCGCCGCCCGCGAACCTGTACACCGCCGGCGAGCGGCTCACGCCCGAGAAGACGGCCGAGGACATCGCCCAGGTGTTCCTGGGCACCCGCATCCAGTGCGCGCAGTGCCACAACCACCCGTTCGACCGCTGGACGATGGACGACTACTACGGGTTCGCCGCGTTCTTCGCCGGCATGAACCTGAAGCGCGGCACCGAGGGCCGCGAGGTGGTGGTCACGAACAACCCCAGCGCGAACACCACCGCGCACCCGGTTGACGGCCGCCGGATGAAGCCGAAGTTCCTCGGCGGGGCCGCGCCGGACGTGGACGGCCAGGACCCGCGCAAGGCGCTGGCCGCGTGGCTCACCGCCGCGGACAACGCCGCGTTCCGCGAGACGATGGCGAACACCATCTGGGCGCACTTCTTCGGCCGCGGGATCGTCGACCCGGTGGACGACGTGCGCATCAGCAACCCGCCCAGCAACAAGGAGCTGCTCGAGGCGCTGGGCCGGAAGCTGGCGGACGACAAGTTCGACAAGAAGAAGCTGGTGCGCGACATCTGCAACTCGCGCACGTACCAGCTCGCGGCCGCGACCAACCCGACCAACGAGCTGGACGAGATCTACTTCTCGCACGCCTACGTGCGCCGGCTGCGGGCCGAGGTGCTGCTCGACACGGTCACCCGCATCACCGGCACCGAGGACCGGTTCGCGCAGTCCCCGCCGGGCACGCGGGCGGTGCAGATCCACACCGGCGAGGTGACCAACTACTTCCTCACCACGTTCGGCCGCGCTCCGCGTGAGACGCCGTGCTCGTGCGAGGTGAACCGCGAGGCGAACCTGTCGCAGGCGCTGCACCTGATGAACGGCGACACGGTTACCGCAAAGGTGGCGCAGAGCAAGTTCCTGCCGGCGCTCCTCGCCGAGAAGAAGGCCCCGGAAGCGGTGATTGAGGAACTGTACATCCGGACGCTGTGCCGCAAGCCGACCGCAACCGAGACGAAGAAGCTGGTCGAGATCGTTCAGCGTGAGACCGCGCCGGCCCGGCTCACCGAACTGGCCGACGCGCAACTGCGGACCGATGCCACCTACCGGCGCACGGAGGAGCGGCTGAAGGCGCTCCAGGCCGACCTGGCCAAACAACCGAAGGGCTCGAAGGAAGCGGCCGCGCTCGGCAAGCAGGTCGCCGCGCTCGAACAGACCCAGAACGCCGCCCGCGCGCGGCTCGAGGGCGCCGCCGCGCAGACCGTCTACGGCGACATCCTGTGGGGGCTGTTCAACTCCACGGAGTTCACGTTCAACCACTAA
- a CDS encoding c-type cytochrome domain-containing protein → MLPRLLYPLTLSLVAFGLAHAQPAKTDPKADPAKKADAVTYKDHVLPVLRKHCLNCHNADKASSDLDVSTYQALMAGGASGEAVKPGNPGQSALYRVTAHEVEPKMPPKGPKIPDADLAVLKKWIEGGAPETAVGAAKGAGRKVEIDPVALTKGKPAGPPPMPVSLPAVKLARTDRAHPVTALATSPWAPLAAVAGHERVLLYNTDTLKLIGTLPFPERVPHVLRFSRNGKWLLAGGGRGAAQGRVVIWDVATGKRVTEIGDEADVVLAADVSPDHKFVALGGPGKLVKVYDVATGTLKHKIKKHTDWVTAIEFSPDGELLASGDRNGGAFVWEAATGGIVFTLGDHKDAVTGLSWRADSQMLASASEDGKVILWFAEDGFPTRTITAQADAKAPARNKTPGVLAVGYARTGQFVTCGRDNTARVWKADGTQVARLEGFTDVPSKAVFSHDGERVLVGDFTGKVRVWDLKDKKPAGELTTNPD, encoded by the coding sequence ATGCTCCCGCGCCTCCTCTACCCGCTCACACTGTCGCTGGTGGCCTTCGGGCTGGCCCACGCGCAGCCGGCGAAGACCGACCCGAAGGCCGACCCGGCCAAGAAGGCCGACGCGGTGACGTACAAGGACCACGTCCTGCCGGTCCTGCGCAAGCACTGCCTCAACTGCCACAACGCCGATAAGGCGTCGTCCGACCTGGACGTCTCGACGTACCAGGCGCTGATGGCGGGCGGGGCCAGCGGCGAGGCGGTGAAGCCCGGCAACCCGGGGCAGAGCGCGCTCTACCGGGTCACCGCGCACGAGGTCGAGCCGAAGATGCCGCCGAAGGGGCCGAAGATCCCCGACGCCGACCTCGCGGTGCTCAAGAAGTGGATCGAGGGCGGCGCCCCCGAAACCGCCGTCGGGGCCGCGAAGGGCGCGGGCCGGAAGGTCGAGATCGACCCGGTCGCGCTCACGAAAGGCAAGCCCGCCGGGCCGCCGCCGATGCCCGTTTCACTGCCCGCAGTGAAGCTGGCCCGGACCGACCGGGCGCACCCGGTCACCGCGCTGGCGACCAGCCCGTGGGCGCCGCTGGCGGCCGTCGCGGGGCACGAGCGGGTCCTGCTGTACAACACCGACACGCTGAAGCTGATCGGTACGCTACCGTTCCCCGAGCGGGTGCCGCACGTGCTGCGGTTCAGCCGGAACGGGAAGTGGCTGCTGGCCGGCGGCGGGCGCGGCGCCGCGCAGGGGCGGGTGGTGATCTGGGACGTGGCCACCGGCAAGCGGGTCACCGAGATCGGCGACGAGGCCGACGTTGTGCTCGCGGCGGATGTCAGCCCGGATCACAAGTTCGTCGCCCTCGGCGGCCCCGGGAAACTGGTCAAGGTGTACGACGTCGCGACCGGCACGCTGAAGCACAAAATCAAGAAGCACACCGACTGGGTGACCGCGATCGAGTTCAGCCCGGACGGCGAACTGCTCGCGAGCGGCGACCGGAACGGCGGCGCGTTCGTGTGGGAGGCCGCGACCGGGGGCATCGTGTTCACGCTCGGCGACCACAAGGACGCCGTCACCGGGCTGAGCTGGCGCGCGGACTCGCAGATGCTCGCGTCGGCCAGCGAGGACGGCAAGGTGATCCTGTGGTTCGCCGAGGACGGGTTCCCGACCCGGACGATCACCGCGCAGGCGGACGCGAAGGCGCCCGCGCGGAACAAGACGCCCGGGGTGCTGGCGGTGGGCTACGCCCGCACCGGGCAGTTCGTCACCTGCGGGCGCGACAACACCGCCCGCGTGTGGAAGGCCGACGGCACCCAGGTCGCGCGGCTGGAGGGGTTCACCGACGTGCCGTCGAAGGCGGTCTTCTCGCACGACGGCGAGCGCGTGCTGGTCGGCGACTTCACCGGCAAAGTGCGGGTGTGGGACCTGAAGGACAAGAAGCCCGCCGGCGAGCTGACGACCAACCCGGACTGA
- a CDS encoding S9 family peptidase, with protein sequence MFPRSLLLLFLLAAPAAAQPQPIDPAALTLDRLFASDDFRGDPVPSMKWLDGGAYTILQPSKAHKGASDIARVDAAGKAEVLVAAEKLIPPGAKEPLAVHGYDLSKDLDLVLIFTNSVKVWRQNTRGDYWTFRRSTGKLAKLGGDAKPSTLMFAKMSPDGTRVGYVRDNNIYAEPAAGGAATPLTADGTEQVINGTFDWVYEEEFYCRDGWRWSPDGKSVAYWQLDTRGVKAFTMIDNTTAVYPVLKTFAYPKTGERNSACRVGVAPAAGGPTKWLDVPGDTRTDFYIPRMEWAGNATELVVQRVNRLQNAVDVLLADARTGQVRALLTERDGAWVDVHDDAGEWVEKGAAFTWVSERDGWRHLYLASRDGKSVRKVTSGEFDVIRVLHIDEKAGSVYFLASPENPTQHYLYKCALDGTGAPVRGTPADQPGWHDYDLAPGGALAVHTYSTFGKPPRVELISLPDHKVVRVFAANDKLRETVAKLKQTPPEFFRADVGGGVKLDGWLMKPANFDPAKKYPVLFHVYGEPAGQLVTDRWGGRQHLWHLMLTQQGYAVACVDNRGTPCPRGRDWRKSVYRKIGVTASADQAAAVRDLLKQRPYLDGARVGVWGWSGGGSMTLNQMFRHPDLYRTGMSVAPVPDMRLYDTIYQERYMGLPQDNAEDYKQGSPITHAAGLKGNLLIVHGTGDDNVHYQGTEKLADKLIELNKPFAMMAYPNRSHSINEGKNTSRHLYGLLTKYLNDNLPAGPKP encoded by the coding sequence ATGTTTCCTCGCAGCCTGTTACTTCTTTTCCTTCTGGCAGCTCCGGCTGCCGCCCAGCCACAGCCGATCGATCCGGCGGCGCTGACGCTCGATCGGCTGTTCGCCTCGGACGACTTCCGCGGCGATCCGGTGCCGAGCATGAAGTGGCTCGACGGCGGCGCGTACACCATCCTTCAGCCCTCCAAGGCCCACAAGGGCGCGAGCGACATCGCCCGCGTTGACGCGGCGGGAAAAGCGGAAGTGCTGGTCGCGGCCGAGAAGCTGATCCCGCCGGGTGCGAAGGAGCCGCTCGCGGTCCACGGCTACGACCTCTCAAAGGACCTCGACCTCGTGCTGATCTTCACCAACTCGGTGAAGGTGTGGCGGCAGAACACCCGCGGCGACTACTGGACGTTCCGGCGCTCGACCGGGAAGCTCGCGAAGCTCGGCGGCGACGCGAAGCCGTCCACGCTCATGTTCGCGAAGATGTCGCCCGACGGGACGCGCGTCGGGTACGTGCGCGACAACAACATCTACGCGGAGCCGGCGGCGGGCGGCGCGGCCACGCCGCTCACGGCGGATGGCACGGAGCAGGTCATCAACGGCACGTTCGACTGGGTGTATGAGGAGGAGTTCTACTGCCGCGACGGGTGGCGCTGGAGCCCGGACGGGAAGTCGGTCGCGTACTGGCAGCTCGACACCCGGGGCGTGAAGGCGTTCACGATGATCGACAACACGACCGCCGTGTACCCGGTGCTCAAGACGTTCGCGTACCCCAAGACCGGCGAGCGCAACTCCGCGTGCCGGGTCGGCGTGGCGCCCGCGGCCGGCGGCCCGACGAAGTGGCTCGACGTGCCCGGCGACACCCGGACCGACTTCTACATCCCGCGCATGGAGTGGGCCGGCAACGCGACCGAACTCGTCGTCCAGCGGGTGAACCGGCTCCAGAACGCGGTGGACGTGCTGCTCGCCGACGCCCGGACGGGGCAGGTGCGGGCGCTCCTGACCGAGCGCGACGGCGCGTGGGTCGATGTCCACGACGACGCGGGCGAGTGGGTGGAAAAGGGGGCGGCGTTCACCTGGGTGAGCGAGCGGGACGGGTGGCGGCACCTGTACCTCGCGTCGCGCGACGGTAAGTCCGTGCGCAAGGTTACGAGCGGCGAGTTCGATGTGATCCGCGTGCTGCACATCGATGAGAAGGCGGGAAGCGTCTACTTCCTCGCGTCGCCGGAGAACCCGACCCAGCACTACCTCTACAAATGCGCGCTCGACGGCACCGGCGCGCCGGTACGGGGCACGCCCGCGGACCAGCCGGGCTGGCACGATTACGACCTCGCGCCCGGCGGCGCGCTGGCGGTCCACACCTACTCCACCTTCGGGAAGCCGCCGCGGGTGGAACTGATTTCCCTTCCGGACCACAAGGTTGTTCGCGTGTTCGCGGCCAACGACAAGCTGCGCGAAACCGTGGCGAAGCTGAAGCAAACGCCGCCGGAGTTCTTCCGGGCGGATGTCGGCGGCGGGGTGAAGCTGGACGGCTGGCTCATGAAGCCCGCGAACTTCGACCCGGCCAAGAAGTATCCCGTCCTGTTCCACGTGTACGGCGAGCCGGCGGGCCAGTTGGTGACGGACCGGTGGGGCGGCCGGCAGCACCTGTGGCACCTCATGCTGACCCAGCAGGGGTACGCGGTGGCGTGCGTGGACAACCGCGGGACGCCGTGCCCGCGCGGCCGCGACTGGCGCAAATCGGTGTACCGGAAGATCGGCGTGACCGCCTCGGCGGATCAGGCCGCGGCCGTGCGCGACCTGCTCAAGCAGCGCCCGTACCTGGACGGGGCGCGGGTGGGCGTGTGGGGCTGGAGCGGCGGCGGGTCGATGACGCTGAACCAGATGTTCCGCCACCCCGACCTGTACCGGACGGGCATGTCCGTCGCGCCGGTCCCCGACATGCGGCTGTACGACACGATCTACCAGGAGCGGTACATGGGGCTTCCGCAGGACAACGCCGAGGACTACAAGCAGGGCTCGCCGATCACGCACGCGGCCGGGCTGAAGGGGAACCTGCTGATCGTTCACGGCACCGGCGACGACAACGTTCACTACCAGGGCACGGAGAAGCTCGCGGACAAGCTGATCGAGCTGAACAAGCCGTTCGCGATGATGGCGTACCCGAACCGGAGCCACTCGATCAACGAGGGCAAGAACACGAGCCGGCACCTGTACGGGCTGCTCACGAAGTACCTGAACGACAACCTGCCCGCCGGCCCGAAGCCGTAA
- a CDS encoding PilZ domain-containing protein translates to MLFANIMETVKIWTAGHLPITVGGCVAALVLLFLVLNTSRRRQGLDPSKLQATGALNAVTGEKSLNWDPPEQSYADRRAATRREGQPVRVLLAAATFRNGAGDGYVIDRSTGGLKLATQSALPPGSLVQVRAVDAPDTIGFVTLVVRSCRKNGAQDYFELGCEFEQTPPWNVLLLFG, encoded by the coding sequence ATGCTCTTTGCTAACATAATGGAAACGGTCAAGATTTGGACCGCCGGCCACCTGCCGATCACGGTCGGCGGGTGCGTCGCCGCTCTTGTGCTGCTGTTCTTGGTGCTCAACACATCCCGGCGGCGACAGGGGTTGGACCCGTCGAAGCTGCAAGCCACCGGTGCGCTCAATGCGGTCACCGGTGAGAAGTCGCTGAACTGGGACCCGCCGGAGCAGTCCTACGCGGACCGGCGCGCCGCGACGCGGCGCGAGGGGCAACCGGTCCGGGTGCTGCTCGCGGCGGCGACGTTCCGCAACGGGGCCGGCGACGGGTACGTCATCGACCGCTCGACCGGGGGGCTGAAGCTCGCCACGCAGTCGGCGCTGCCCCCGGGCAGTCTCGTCCAGGTGCGGGCCGTGGACGCCCCGGACACCATCGGGTTCGTGACGCTCGTCGTGCGGAGCTGCCGCAAGAACGGGGCGCAGGACTACTTCGAACTCGGGTGCGAGTTCGAGCAGACCCCGCCGTGGAACGTGCTCCTGCTGTTCGGGTGA
- a CDS encoding thiamine pyrophosphate-binding protein, with amino-acid sequence MDFAFSRRGLLHGAAAVGGALATSATQAGPVADARAARHPGWVFGRMTGAEALCEALRAEGVGCVYGIPGAQENELWDTFKEKGIPYLLVTHEFSAACMADGYARSTGRPGVLCVVPGPGVTNSLTGLGEALLDSSPLVAIVGDVANGEKAKPFQVHSLNQVELLKPVCKCVYQVQTAAQIAAAVRQAFVTATQGEPGPVAVVVPYNLFIEAHDYRTPPPAVPAPPFDEAAFARALPLLADKRHRVGIYAGVGCMSYGAELAAVAELLQAPIATSVSGRGAVGDGHPLAVGWGFGPHASEVAEKVFAGDKMHPLKSGVDTVLAIGVKFSEVSTGYYGNPQPKHVVHVDANHCNLGRVLKTDVCVHADAGAFLGRLLACGDQLRRPEDRWLLNRIRELKAAAARSLCSIPAAKCGVDPLATVAALRKVLPEDALLFTDVSVTEHLAAEHFRVCHPRTYFNPVDNQAMGWSVPAALGAQRVHHGKAVATITGDGCLLMSALEITTAAREHLPVKFVILDDQSYHYMQMLQKPAYLRTTATILTRLDYRALAQAFGVGYVEIASHAELEAKLRGAVCHDGPVLVRVVTDYGKREVRWVEAVRARYTKELTAAQKARFLARIGSRAIQLEKKSD; translated from the coding sequence ATGGATTTCGCGTTCTCCCGCCGCGGACTGCTTCACGGGGCCGCCGCGGTCGGCGGCGCCCTCGCCACGAGCGCGACCCAGGCGGGACCGGTCGCGGACGCCCGCGCCGCCCGGCACCCGGGCTGGGTGTTCGGCCGCATGACCGGCGCCGAGGCGCTCTGCGAAGCACTGCGCGCCGAGGGCGTGGGCTGCGTGTACGGCATCCCCGGCGCGCAAGAGAACGAGCTGTGGGACACCTTCAAGGAGAAGGGCATACCCTACCTCCTCGTCACGCACGAGTTCTCCGCGGCGTGCATGGCCGACGGCTACGCCCGCAGCACCGGGCGCCCCGGGGTGCTGTGCGTGGTGCCCGGACCCGGCGTCACGAACTCGCTCACGGGGCTGGGCGAGGCGCTGCTCGACTCGTCGCCGCTCGTGGCGATCGTGGGGGACGTCGCGAACGGCGAAAAGGCCAAGCCGTTTCAGGTCCACTCGCTGAATCAGGTCGAGCTGCTGAAGCCGGTGTGCAAGTGCGTGTACCAGGTGCAAACGGCCGCGCAGATCGCCGCCGCGGTGCGCCAGGCGTTCGTGACCGCCACGCAGGGCGAACCCGGCCCGGTCGCCGTCGTGGTGCCGTACAACCTGTTCATCGAGGCGCACGACTACCGCACCCCGCCGCCCGCGGTGCCGGCCCCGCCGTTCGACGAGGCGGCGTTCGCCCGCGCGCTGCCGCTCCTCGCCGACAAGAGGCACCGGGTCGGCATCTACGCCGGCGTCGGGTGCATGAGCTACGGGGCCGAACTCGCCGCGGTTGCGGAGCTGCTCCAGGCCCCGATCGCCACCAGCGTTTCGGGCCGCGGGGCGGTCGGCGACGGGCACCCGCTCGCGGTCGGCTGGGGCTTCGGCCCGCACGCCTCGGAGGTCGCGGAAAAGGTGTTCGCGGGCGACAAGATGCACCCGCTCAAGTCCGGCGTCGACACGGTCCTGGCGATCGGCGTGAAGTTCAGCGAGGTGTCCACGGGCTACTACGGCAACCCGCAGCCGAAGCACGTCGTCCACGTCGACGCGAACCACTGCAACCTCGGGCGCGTGCTCAAAACCGACGTGTGTGTCCACGCGGACGCGGGCGCGTTCCTCGGTCGGCTCCTCGCCTGCGGCGACCAGCTCCGCCGCCCGGAAGACCGGTGGCTGCTCAACCGCATCCGCGAACTGAAGGCCGCCGCCGCCCGGTCGCTGTGCAGCATCCCGGCGGCGAAGTGCGGGGTGGACCCCCTGGCGACGGTCGCGGCGCTCCGCAAGGTGCTGCCCGAAGACGCGCTCCTCTTCACCGACGTGAGCGTGACCGAGCACCTCGCGGCCGAGCACTTCCGGGTGTGCCACCCGCGGACGTACTTCAACCCGGTGGACAACCAGGCGATGGGCTGGAGCGTCCCGGCCGCGCTCGGCGCCCAGCGGGTCCACCACGGGAAGGCCGTCGCGACGATCACCGGCGACGGGTGCCTGCTGATGAGCGCGCTCGAGATCACGACTGCCGCGCGCGAGCACCTGCCGGTGAAGTTCGTGATCCTCGACGACCAGTCGTACCACTACATGCAGATGCTCCAGAAGCCGGCGTACTTGCGGACCACGGCCACGATCCTCACGCGGCTCGATTACCGGGCGCTCGCCCAGGCGTTCGGGGTGGGGTACGTCGAAATCGCCTCGCACGCCGAGCTGGAGGCGAAGCTCCGCGGGGCGGTGTGCCACGACGGCCCGGTGCTGGTGCGGGTGGTGACGGACTACGGCAAGCGCGAGGTCCGGTGGGTGGAGGCGGTCCGCGCCCGGTACACGAAAGAACTGACCGCGGCGCAGAAGGCGCGGTTCCTGGCCCGAATCGGCTCCCGCGCGATACAGCTCGAAAAGAAGAGCGATTAA
- a CDS encoding aldo/keto reductase translates to MNDDPNWLPRRELGRTGFAASVLGIGDLADRAVPLETCVATARRALDAGLNLIDTAPNYEDGYSEEIVGRVVRAVRRDAVFVIDKIDHPEQPVGPQIDGSLARLGLDHTDAFVFHNLSERDAFDRQCAPGGGFDQLADAVRRGKCRFRGISSHNPDVLLAALHAGVCDVVMFPLGPFVDSRYVTDVLPLAQSLGVGTVCFKTFGAGKLVGDTSGYNQPLKSRPRGKVSSGGTDDASATLPRLAVAECLHYTLTLNPDVALLGLSYPNEQDAAFAAARSFRPLEAKEMEDIRRRAIDARRDKGPCWWNPDPEA, encoded by the coding sequence ATGAACGACGATCCGAACTGGCTCCCGCGGCGCGAACTGGGGCGCACCGGGTTCGCGGCTTCCGTACTCGGAATCGGCGACCTGGCCGACCGCGCCGTGCCGCTCGAAACCTGCGTCGCGACCGCCCGCCGCGCCCTCGACGCCGGGCTGAACCTGATCGACACGGCCCCGAACTACGAGGACGGCTATTCTGAAGAGATCGTCGGTCGGGTCGTGCGTGCGGTCCGTCGCGACGCGGTGTTCGTGATCGACAAAATCGACCACCCCGAACAGCCCGTCGGGCCGCAAATCGACGGCTCGCTCGCGCGCCTCGGGTTGGATCACACCGACGCGTTCGTGTTCCACAACCTCTCGGAGCGGGACGCGTTCGACCGCCAGTGCGCTCCCGGCGGCGGGTTCGACCAACTCGCCGACGCTGTCAGAAGGGGTAAGTGTCGGTTCCGCGGCATCTCGTCGCACAACCCGGACGTGCTGCTCGCGGCCCTCCACGCCGGTGTGTGCGATGTGGTGATGTTCCCGCTCGGGCCGTTCGTGGATTCGCGGTACGTTACGGACGTGCTCCCGCTCGCGCAGTCGCTCGGGGTGGGAACGGTGTGTTTCAAGACCTTCGGCGCGGGCAAACTGGTCGGTGACACGAGCGGCTACAACCAGCCGCTCAAATCCCGGCCGCGCGGCAAGGTGTCGAGCGGCGGCACGGACGACGCGAGCGCAACGTTGCCCCGGCTCGCCGTCGCCGAGTGCCTGCACTACACGCTCACACTGAACCCCGACGTCGCTTTGTTGGGGCTGAGCTACCCGAACGAGCAGGACGCGGCGTTCGCCGCGGCGCGGTCGTTCCGGCCGCTTGAGGCGAAGGAAATGGAGGACATCCGGCGCCGCGCAATCGACGCGCGGCGCGACAAAGGGCCGTGCTGGTGGAACCCGGACCCGGAAGCCTGA
- a CDS encoding SGNH/GDSL hydrolase family protein, translating into MIRLLLAVLVGAALAPHGLAQDVKALAGKRVVFLGDSITQAGGYVSFATYYLEKLHPTKDFDVIGLGLASETLSGLSEDGHAGGKFPRPCLFERLGRVLEKSKPEIVFACYGMNDGIYLPLDKGRAAAFHKGVAKLIEQCQKAGAKHVYLITPPIYDFVPKKGEFNYDSVLTEYAKWETELKTPGVTVIDLHTAMRTARDARPGPFSKDNVHPGDDGHLLMAKTLLGAFGVKAPDESVATIKADPLFKLVAQKRERRSAAWMKHTGYTREATVKPQPLGTAEADAAKLQEQIDALRRK; encoded by the coding sequence ATGATCCGGCTCCTGCTCGCCGTTCTCGTCGGGGCGGCGCTTGCTCCTCACGGCCTCGCGCAGGATGTCAAGGCGCTCGCCGGTAAGCGGGTGGTGTTCCTGGGCGACAGCATCACGCAGGCCGGCGGGTACGTCTCGTTCGCGACGTACTACCTTGAAAAGCTGCACCCGACGAAGGATTTCGACGTCATCGGGTTGGGGCTGGCGAGCGAGACGCTTTCGGGGCTGAGCGAGGACGGCCACGCCGGCGGGAAGTTCCCGCGGCCGTGCCTGTTCGAGCGGCTCGGACGGGTGCTGGAGAAGTCGAAGCCCGAAATCGTGTTCGCGTGCTACGGGATGAACGACGGCATCTACCTGCCGCTCGACAAGGGGCGCGCCGCCGCGTTCCACAAGGGCGTCGCGAAGCTGATCGAGCAGTGCCAGAAAGCCGGCGCGAAGCACGTCTACCTCATCACGCCGCCGATCTACGACTTCGTGCCCAAGAAGGGGGAGTTCAACTACGACTCCGTACTGACCGAATACGCGAAGTGGGAGACCGAACTCAAGACGCCCGGGGTGACGGTGATCGACCTGCACACCGCGATGCGAACGGCCCGCGACGCGCGCCCCGGGCCGTTCTCGAAGGACAACGTTCACCCGGGCGACGACGGGCACCTGCTGATGGCCAAGACCTTGCTCGGGGCGTTCGGCGTGAAGGCACCGGACGAATCCGTTGCGACGATCAAGGCGGACCCGCTGTTCAAACTGGTGGCGCAAAAGCGCGAGCGGCGCTCGGCGGCGTGGATGAAGCACACCGGGTACACCCGCGAGGCGACCGTGAAGCCGCAACCGCTCGGCACCGCCGAGGCCGACGCGGCGAAGCTTCAGGAGCAAATCGACGCGCTGCGGCGGAAGTAG